Proteins encoded together in one Micromonospora kangleipakensis window:
- a CDS encoding septum formation family protein: MRRWHGVTALAALGVVVLAGCGTPAGTDGDLTDDWRPVGKVEQFTPKVGDCHLTAEPSSYLTSYQPVECSRAHLVETIHLGAFTGALAERPTPPPVGSAAIRPAFAECDAKATAFVGGDWRGARLSVQVVPPSPGGWTGGSRWYRCDLFELDTVDGGTFRDHPNDHAIQHTGSLRDALKRPSPLAFGCLTEDKWGNFQQVGCATAHQYEYVGAWTVPDGRYADAGRRDESIHAGCRTLVARYAKVPVDRMLRYRTGTSYQLPSEEAWARGDRGVRCFYWSSGKKITRSIKGGGTKALPVT, from the coding sequence ATGCGACGGTGGCACGGTGTGACGGCGTTGGCCGCTCTGGGCGTGGTGGTGCTGGCCGGGTGCGGCACACCCGCCGGGACGGACGGCGACCTGACCGACGACTGGCGTCCGGTCGGCAAGGTCGAGCAGTTCACCCCGAAGGTGGGCGACTGCCACCTGACCGCCGAGCCGAGCAGCTACCTGACCAGCTACCAGCCGGTGGAGTGCAGCCGTGCGCACCTGGTGGAGACCATCCACCTCGGCGCCTTCACCGGCGCGCTCGCCGAGCGGCCGACCCCGCCGCCGGTCGGCTCCGCCGCGATCCGTCCCGCGTTCGCCGAGTGTGACGCCAAGGCGACGGCGTTCGTCGGCGGCGACTGGCGGGGGGCCCGGCTGTCGGTGCAGGTGGTGCCGCCGTCGCCCGGCGGCTGGACGGGTGGCAGCCGGTGGTACCGCTGTGACCTTTTCGAACTGGACACCGTGGACGGTGGCACGTTCCGGGATCACCCCAACGACCATGCGATCCAGCACACCGGCAGCCTGCGCGACGCCCTGAAGCGCCCGTCGCCGCTGGCGTTCGGCTGCCTGACCGAGGATAAATGGGGCAACTTCCAGCAGGTCGGCTGCGCCACGGCCCACCAGTACGAGTACGTCGGCGCGTGGACCGTACCTGACGGCCGGTACGCGGACGCCGGCCGGCGCGACGAGTCGATTCACGCCGGGTGCCGCACCCTCGTCGCCCGGTACGCCAAGGTCCCGGTCGACCGCATGCTGCGGTACCGGACGGGGACGTCGTACCAGTTGCCGTCGGAGGAGGCGTGGGCGCGAGGTGACCGGGGGGTGCGCTGCTTCTACTGGTCGAGCGGGAAGAAAATCACCCGGTCGATCAAGGGCGGCGGCACGAAGGCGCTCCCGGTCACCTGA
- a CDS encoding RNA polymerase subunit sigma-70: MTATSEDFDQRTRPYRRELLAHCYRMLGSTHEAEDLVQETLLRAWRAFDRYDPERASLRTWLHRIATNACLTALRGRARRPLPSDLVAPNLDPDARMVVGEVPWLQPLPDAVLDPATVVAARGSLRLALVAALQLLPPRQRAILILRDVLDRPAAEVAETLATTPAAVNSGLQRARARLGALAVREEQVVEPTDPGGRALVDRYVAAFERADVPALTRLLTADAVLEMPPVLNWYVGREHYGRFIARIFAMRGTDWRMLPTAANGQPALAAYVRDGDGYVPHTLQVLTVTGVGISRNVVFQDRSVFDAFGLAQLPAAAPVR; this comes from the coding sequence GTGACGGCGACCAGCGAGGACTTCGACCAGCGGACCCGTCCGTACCGGCGGGAGCTGCTGGCGCACTGCTACCGCATGCTCGGCTCGACGCACGAGGCCGAGGACCTGGTGCAGGAGACGCTGCTGCGGGCCTGGCGCGCCTTCGACCGGTACGACCCGGAGCGGGCCTCGCTGCGGACCTGGCTGCACCGGATCGCGACCAACGCCTGCCTCACCGCGCTGCGCGGCCGGGCCCGGCGGCCGCTGCCGTCGGACCTCGTCGCGCCGAACCTCGACCCGGACGCCCGCATGGTGGTGGGGGAGGTGCCCTGGTTGCAGCCGCTCCCCGACGCGGTGCTCGACCCGGCCACCGTGGTCGCCGCCCGGGGGAGCCTGCGGCTGGCGCTGGTCGCCGCCCTGCAACTGCTGCCGCCCCGGCAGCGGGCCATCCTGATCCTGCGGGACGTGCTCGACCGGCCGGCCGCCGAGGTCGCCGAGACCCTCGCCACCACGCCCGCCGCGGTCAACAGCGGGCTGCAACGGGCCCGCGCCCGGCTGGGCGCGCTCGCCGTACGGGAGGAGCAGGTCGTCGAGCCGACCGACCCCGGCGGGCGGGCGCTGGTGGACCGGTACGTGGCGGCGTTCGAGCGGGCCGACGTCCCGGCGCTGACCCGGCTGCTCACCGCCGACGCGGTGCTGGAGATGCCGCCGGTGCTCAACTGGTACGTCGGCCGGGAGCACTACGGCCGGTTCATCGCCCGGATCTTCGCCATGCGCGGCACCGACTGGCGGATGCTGCCCACCGCCGCCAACGGTCAGCCCGCGTTGGCCGCGTACGTGCGCGACGGCGACGGGTACGTCCCGCACACCCTCCAGGTCCTCACCGTCACCGGCGTGGGGATCAGCCGGAACGTGGTCTTCCAGGACCGGTCGGTGTTCGACGCGTTCGGGTTGGCCCAGTTACCGGCGGCCGCGCCGGTCAGGTGA
- a CDS encoding GlxA family transcriptional regulator: MARVVFLLVPQLHLLDLAGPAQVFSSAADLGYDYRLHYVAEAAEVPTVQGVSLRADTRWPELDRDDLVVVPGWRPAAHGPAGPVGPADLRRLADHHARGGTVASICAGAFALGRAGLLDGRRCTTHHEVQDELALRHRAARVVRDVLYVVDERVVTSAGIASGIDVALHLVATRHGPSTAARIARTLVVYARRNGHEQQASAMMRHRSHLSDAVHRAQDLIDARYSEPLPLAGLAAACGVSERTLSRLFRQVTGLTPLGYQQLLRVERAEHLIGHGATVESAARAVGFTDARMLRRLRTRTRTRATGDALPLAS; this comes from the coding sequence GTGGCCCGGGTCGTCTTCCTGCTGGTCCCGCAGCTGCACCTGCTGGACCTGGCCGGGCCGGCCCAGGTCTTCTCCAGCGCCGCCGACCTCGGGTACGACTACCGCCTGCACTACGTCGCCGAGGCCGCCGAGGTGCCGACCGTGCAGGGGGTGTCGCTGCGGGCCGACACGCGGTGGCCCGAGCTGGACCGCGACGACCTGGTGGTCGTACCCGGCTGGCGGCCCGCCGCGCACGGGCCGGCCGGGCCGGTCGGGCCGGCCGACCTGCGGCGGCTGGCCGACCACCACGCCCGCGGCGGCACGGTGGCGAGTATCTGCGCGGGGGCCTTCGCGCTCGGCCGGGCCGGCCTGCTCGACGGGCGGCGGTGCACCACCCACCACGAGGTGCAGGACGAGCTGGCCCTGCGGCACCGGGCGGCCCGGGTGGTGCGCGACGTGCTCTACGTGGTCGACGAGCGGGTGGTCACGTCGGCGGGCATCGCCAGCGGCATCGACGTGGCGCTGCACCTGGTGGCCACCCGGCACGGTCCGTCGACGGCCGCCCGGATCGCCCGCACCCTGGTCGTGTACGCCCGGCGCAACGGCCACGAACAGCAGGCCAGCGCGATGATGCGGCACCGCTCGCACCTCTCCGACGCGGTGCACCGGGCGCAGGACCTGATCGACGCCCGCTACTCGGAGCCGCTGCCGCTGGCCGGGCTGGCCGCCGCCTGCGGGGTCTCCGAGCGCACCCTGAGCCGGCTGTTCCGGCAGGTCACCGGGCTGACTCCGCTCGGCTACCAGCAACTGCTGCGGGTGGAGCGGGCCGAGCACCTGATCGGGCACGGCGCCACGGTGGAGTCGGCGGCCCGGGCCGTCGGCTTCACCGACGCCCGGATGCTCCGCCGCCTCCGCACCCGCACCCGCACCCGCGCCACCGGCGACGCGCTCCCCCTCGCCAGCTGA
- a CDS encoding response regulator: MDADPMAEDVTGAPPIGVAIVDDHPVVIDGVRAWLAAEPRLRVLAAGDDPDAVLRAAPEAEVVLLDLRLHGRMVIDKLAELSAAGRRVVVYSEHTDPDTMLAALDAGAVAFLAKHEGREHCVATVLAAASDRPYVPPALAGAMVGNPRPDRPALSDKEREALLLWFQSMSKASVARRMRISEHTVKQYVDRARIKYTRAGRPAATKAALLARAIEDGLVRPEEIGIYRSQAATDRPTP; this comes from the coding sequence ATGGACGCAGACCCGATGGCGGAGGATGTGACCGGCGCGCCGCCGATCGGCGTGGCGATCGTGGACGACCACCCGGTGGTGATCGACGGGGTGCGGGCCTGGCTGGCCGCCGAGCCGCGGCTGCGGGTACTGGCCGCCGGGGACGATCCGGACGCGGTGCTCCGGGCCGCCCCGGAGGCGGAGGTGGTCCTGCTCGACCTGCGGCTGCACGGGCGGATGGTGATCGACAAGCTGGCCGAGCTGAGCGCCGCCGGCCGGCGGGTGGTGGTCTACTCCGAACACACCGACCCGGACACCATGCTCGCCGCGCTCGACGCGGGGGCGGTGGCCTTCCTCGCCAAGCACGAGGGACGGGAGCACTGCGTCGCCACCGTGCTCGCCGCGGCCAGCGACCGCCCGTACGTGCCGCCGGCGCTGGCCGGGGCGATGGTGGGCAACCCCCGGCCGGACCGGCCGGCGCTGTCCGACAAGGAACGCGAGGCGCTGCTGCTGTGGTTCCAGTCGATGTCGAAGGCGTCGGTGGCGCGCCGGATGCGGATCAGCGAGCACACCGTCAAGCAGTACGTGGACCGGGCGCGGATCAAGTACACCCGCGCGGGTCGGCCGGCCGCCACCAAGGCGGCGCTGCTCGCCCGGGCGATCGAGGACGGACTCGTCCGGCCGGAAGAGATCGGCATCTACCGGTCACAGGCGGCGACCGACCGGCCGACCCCCTAA
- a CDS encoding NAD(P)-dependent oxidoreductase, with product MRSESRRLRVAFLGLGRMGTPMARHVLKAGHDLTVWNRTRGKADALAADGATVAPMPAAAARGRDVVVLMLADPEAVEQVLLGPDGVASGAEPDTLVVDGSTIGPDASRRMATRLREHRLRYVDAPVYGSVGPATEGTLGVLAGGEEADVAAARPLLELWGDPEKVRHVGPVGAGSAAKLVRNLTLGLALAGIGDALRLAATLDLPPDVVGELIAAGPLGAAFPPVRQILASGPPEAAGFTVDMLTKDLRLCLAAEPRLPLVDAARKVGEAAHAAGHGQDDTRALPRWMRDAS from the coding sequence ATGCGCAGCGAATCACGGCGACTCCGCGTCGCCTTCCTCGGACTCGGCCGGATGGGCACCCCGATGGCCCGTCACGTGCTGAAAGCCGGGCACGACCTGACCGTCTGGAACCGTACCCGCGGCAAGGCCGACGCCCTCGCCGCCGACGGTGCGACGGTGGCCCCCATGCCGGCCGCCGCGGCCCGCGGCCGGGACGTGGTGGTGCTGATGCTCGCCGACCCCGAGGCGGTCGAGCAGGTGCTGCTCGGCCCGGACGGGGTGGCCTCCGGCGCCGAGCCGGACACCCTGGTGGTGGACGGCAGCACCATCGGCCCGGACGCCTCCCGGCGGATGGCGACGCGGCTGCGCGAGCACCGGCTGCGCTACGTCGACGCGCCGGTCTACGGCTCGGTCGGGCCGGCCACCGAGGGGACCCTCGGCGTGCTGGCCGGCGGGGAGGAGGCGGACGTCGCGGCGGCCCGCCCGCTGCTGGAGCTCTGGGGCGACCCGGAGAAGGTCCGGCACGTCGGGCCGGTCGGCGCCGGCAGCGCCGCGAAACTGGTCCGCAACCTCACGCTGGGCCTCGCCCTCGCCGGGATCGGCGACGCGCTGCGGCTCGCCGCCACCCTCGACCTCCCGCCCGACGTGGTGGGCGAGCTGATCGCCGCCGGCCCGCTCGGCGCCGCCTTCCCACCGGTACGCCAGATCCTGGCGTCCGGGCCGCCGGAGGCCGCCGGCTTCACCGTCGACATGCTCACCAAGGACCTGCGGCTCTGCCTCGCCGCCGAGCCCCGGCTGCCGCTGGTGGACGCCGCCCGAAAGGTGGGGGAGGCGGCCCACGCGGCCGGCCACGGCCAGGACGACACCCGCGCCCTGCCGCGCTGGATGCGCGACGCGTCCTGA
- a CDS encoding isochorismatase family protein, translating to MNRAALVVIDVQESFRQRPMWAYASQPDIVGQVDRLVGAARGRGDLVVWVLHAEPGTGTVFDPALGHVRLIDGLSPVEGEPTLVKTSHNAFTTTNLQQLLTLAGVREVTVCGIRTEQCVETTTRVGADLGHEMTFVTDATVTFPTPHRDLPATATLEEILADPRTLSNEEMIARTEYALSGRFATIRTVAELTGAVQAGV from the coding sequence ATGAACAGAGCCGCACTCGTCGTCATCGACGTCCAGGAATCGTTCCGTCAGCGCCCGATGTGGGCGTACGCCTCGCAGCCGGACATCGTCGGTCAGGTCGACCGGCTGGTCGGGGCCGCCCGCGGTCGGGGCGACCTGGTGGTCTGGGTCCTGCACGCCGAGCCCGGCACCGGCACGGTCTTCGACCCGGCCCTCGGCCACGTCCGGCTGATCGACGGGCTCTCCCCGGTCGAGGGGGAGCCGACGCTGGTCAAAACCTCGCACAACGCGTTCACCACCACCAACCTGCAGCAGCTGCTCACCCTCGCGGGCGTCCGCGAGGTCACGGTCTGCGGCATCCGCACCGAGCAGTGCGTGGAGACCACCACCCGGGTGGGCGCCGACCTGGGCCACGAGATGACCTTCGTGACCGACGCGACGGTCACCTTTCCCACCCCGCACCGCGACCTCCCGGCGACCGCCACCCTGGAGGAGATCCTCGCCGACCCGCGCACCCTGTCGAACGAGGAGATGATCGCCCGGACCGAGTACGCCCTGTCCGGCCGGTTCGCCACCATCCGTACCGTCGCCGAGCTGACCGGCGCGGTCCAGGCCGGGGTCTGA
- a CDS encoding sensor histidine kinase encodes MPVAAATTSPPSTWDRPAGGAFNLVFTTLPALLRLTCGLVGAVAALAIRTPPVRVALLVPVVATLTAWSVWYAVRALRRGLAGPLVAGDVALTSAACLLIPWLVAPEVLPGEGSWIAVLASTTVINAQATAPARWSVPAGLLVTAAYVAGAADAGNAVEARAHAATLLVQIGCTAMMTALMRRRIGRADRDFADFQRLARAAVVARTAREAERRQNRDLHDTVLATLTMVGLGAVAGPSAALRDRCAADLRTLAALADARSAPAAGPTALDDRLRTVLARLPELPVSATLAPCAVPAEVAEALAESAAAALSNVDRHAPGANVTLRLARVADAVVVEVADAGPGFDPATVPPHRYGVRESIRGRMTAVGGRAEVVSAPGSGTRIRLEWPGFG; translated from the coding sequence ATGCCGGTCGCTGCCGCCACGACCTCGCCGCCGTCCACGTGGGACCGGCCGGCGGGCGGGGCGTTCAACCTCGTCTTCACCACCCTGCCGGCGCTGCTCCGGCTGACCTGCGGTCTGGTCGGCGCGGTGGCCGCCCTGGCGATCCGGACGCCGCCGGTGCGGGTGGCCCTGCTGGTGCCGGTGGTCGCGACGCTCACCGCCTGGTCGGTCTGGTACGCCGTCCGGGCCCTGCGGCGCGGCCTCGCCGGGCCGCTGGTGGCCGGCGACGTCGCGCTCACCAGCGCGGCCTGCCTGCTGATCCCGTGGCTGGTGGCGCCGGAGGTGCTGCCGGGCGAGGGAAGCTGGATCGCGGTGCTGGCCAGCACCACCGTGATCAACGCCCAGGCGACCGCCCCGGCCCGCTGGTCCGTCCCGGCGGGGCTGCTGGTCACCGCCGCGTACGTGGCCGGCGCGGCGGACGCCGGCAACGCCGTCGAGGCCCGCGCGCACGCCGCCACGCTGCTGGTGCAGATCGGCTGCACGGCGATGATGACGGCGCTGATGCGGCGGCGGATCGGGCGTGCCGACCGGGATTTCGCCGACTTCCAGCGGCTGGCCCGGGCGGCGGTGGTGGCCCGGACCGCCCGGGAGGCGGAGCGGCGGCAGAACCGGGACCTGCACGACACCGTCCTGGCCACGCTGACCATGGTCGGGCTCGGCGCGGTGGCCGGCCCGTCGGCGGCGCTGCGCGACCGGTGCGCGGCCGATCTGCGTACCCTCGCCGCCCTGGCCGACGCCCGGTCGGCGCCGGCGGCCGGCCCGACGGCGCTGGACGACCGGCTGCGGACGGTCCTCGCGCGGCTGCCCGAGCTGCCGGTGAGCGCGACGCTGGCACCGTGCGCGGTCCCGGCGGAGGTCGCCGAGGCGCTCGCCGAGAGCGCCGCCGCCGCGCTGTCCAACGTGGATCGGCACGCGCCCGGCGCGAACGTCACGCTGCGCCTGGCCCGGGTCGCCGACGCCGTCGTGGTCGAGGTCGCCGACGCCGGTCCGGGCTTCGACCCGGCCACGGTCCCGCCCCACCGGTACGGGGTGCGCGAGTCGATCCGCGGCCGGATGACGGCCGTCGGCGGGCGCGCCGAGGTGGTCTCCGCCCCGGGGTCGGGCACCCGGATCCGGCTGGAGTGGCCTGGTTTCGGCTGA
- a CDS encoding SgcJ/EcaC family oxidoreductase, translated as MTQTETNQTRDRAVREVLHALVAAWAANDADAFAARYADDATVVLAGGVFHQGREEVRRYMAGAFAGPLRGSTSVDEPESVRLVGHDAAVVVSRSGFLLPGEETLPADRLRRATWVLSRGDDGWRVEAYHNCPA; from the coding sequence ATGACGCAGACCGAGACCAACCAGACCCGCGACCGGGCGGTACGCGAGGTGCTGCACGCCCTCGTCGCCGCCTGGGCGGCCAACGACGCGGACGCCTTCGCCGCCCGCTACGCCGACGACGCCACGGTGGTGCTGGCCGGCGGGGTGTTCCACCAGGGCCGGGAGGAGGTCCGCCGGTACATGGCGGGCGCCTTCGCCGGCCCGCTGCGGGGCTCCACCTCGGTCGACGAGCCGGAGAGCGTCCGGCTCGTCGGGCATGACGCGGCGGTGGTGGTCAGCCGCAGCGGCTTCCTGCTGCCCGGCGAGGAGACGCTCCCCGCCGACCGGCTGCGCCGCGCCACCTGGGTGCTGTCCCGAGGCGACGACGGGTGGCGGGTCGAGGCGTACCACAACTGCCCGGCCTGA